The Lysinibacillus pakistanensis genome includes a window with the following:
- a CDS encoding THUMP domain-containing class I SAM-dependent RNA methyltransferase, translated as MANYKLVATAAMGLEAIVAQEVKALGYETTVDNGKVYFEGDETAIARTNLWLRVADRVKIVVGQFPATSFEQLFESVKALPWEKYLPVDAAFPVSGKSVKSKLFSVPDCQAITKKAIVERMKQHYKRLGFLDESGATYKIEVSILKDMATLTIDTSGAGLHKRGYRQAQGEAPLKETLAAALVQISKWNPNRPFVDPFCGSGTIALEAAMLGQNIAPGYNREFISEAWPWMKAKIWDEVRDEADSLANYEQPLEIFGSDIDHRMVSIAQENALEAGFGEIITFKQMQARDFTTQLTDGVMIGNPPYGERIGDVEVVEQVIRDLGTIMKSYPTWSVYMLSSMKNFEELYGRQATKKRKLFNGFIETNYYQFWGQKSKRD; from the coding sequence ATGGCAAATTATAAATTAGTAGCAACAGCTGCGATGGGCTTAGAGGCGATTGTTGCACAAGAGGTCAAGGCACTTGGCTATGAAACAACAGTAGATAATGGAAAAGTCTATTTTGAAGGTGATGAAACAGCCATTGCACGAACAAACTTATGGCTACGTGTGGCAGATCGTGTAAAAATTGTTGTGGGTCAATTTCCTGCAACATCTTTTGAGCAATTGTTTGAAAGTGTCAAGGCTTTACCGTGGGAAAAATACCTGCCAGTAGATGCAGCTTTTCCAGTATCGGGCAAGTCTGTCAAATCAAAATTATTCAGTGTACCGGATTGCCAGGCAATTACAAAAAAAGCAATTGTAGAGCGTATGAAGCAGCACTATAAGCGTTTAGGGTTTTTGGACGAATCCGGTGCTACCTATAAAATTGAAGTTTCAATCTTAAAAGATATGGCTACACTTACTATTGACACATCCGGTGCTGGGCTACATAAGCGTGGCTATCGTCAAGCACAAGGTGAGGCGCCATTAAAAGAAACATTAGCGGCTGCTCTTGTGCAAATTTCAAAATGGAATCCGAATCGACCGTTCGTAGACCCATTTTGTGGTTCGGGCACGATTGCTCTTGAGGCTGCTATGCTTGGGCAAAATATTGCACCCGGCTATAACCGTGAATTTATTTCAGAGGCTTGGCCATGGATGAAGGCGAAAATCTGGGACGAAGTACGGGACGAGGCAGACAGCTTAGCGAATTATGAGCAACCTTTGGAAATTTTTGGGTCCGATATTGACCATCGTATGGTGAGTATTGCGCAAGAAAATGCACTTGAGGCTGGCTTTGGTGAAATAATTACGTTTAAGCAAATGCAAGCACGTGATTTTACGACACAGCTTACAGACGGCGTTATGATTGGCAATCCGCCATATGGTGAACGTATTGGTGATGTTGAAGTTGTAGAGCAGGTGATTCGTGACTTGGGAACAATCATGAAGAGCTATCCAACCTGGTCTGTGTATATGTTGTCCTCCATGAAAAACTTTGAGGAATTGTATGGTCGTCAAGCGACGAAGAAACGTAAATTATTCAATGGTTTCATTGAAACGAATTATTATCAATTCTGGGGACAAAAGTCTAAAAGAGATTAA